TTCCGAAGGATGGAAATGGTTATTATACATAATTTTCGTCGCTTACTGTTCAACAACTAATAATATATGTCTAGGAATATGCGTCAGCCCGCGAGTCTCTCTTCAAAGTGATGAGAAACCCAACGGCAGGCACGCGAATGGGTTTGGAGCAGGCGGAAAGCAAGTTGAAGGAATTCCGTAAAATGATAGACGATTTGGCAGGGAATGTTGAAGAGAGCGAGAATAATGTTCGCCTTGCTCGCCGTCCAGAAGTGCCTCCGGTCGGCCGTCCTCAAACGCTAACTCCTATACGGAAGCTGCACAAGGTTTGAACCAATCCTGTGTGCAAAGAaatgttctaaaaaatttGTTCAGCGTGCACATCTACGCAAAGAAGAACAGGCTAAACGAAAGCCAACGCTGGATATCCCCGACTGCGCGCAAGACGAGAGGGACGCGTGTGCTGTATGCCTTCGTATGCAGCCAAGCACAAACAGTACACACAATCAAATCTGTTGGATTCAGTGTCCAACATGCGAAGATTGGATGCATACTGAATGCATCAGCAACGTTTGCCCTCGAGATGGTACCGACCTGGAAAGGAATGATGTGTAGGATGACAGAGATGTAGTCTTGTTTATTTAATGTGATGTTATATAAATGTACGTTTAAATATGCACAAATCCAATAAATGGGAATCATACATCTTCGTATTCGCAGGTGCAATGTACTAACAGAGCAGCAGAGATTGAGTACAATGTAATAACAACCTAAACGAACAAACGAGCCTCCCTCCAGAGCATCTAATGGTTCGCATGTTGATATAAATGCGACAACAAGGGATGACAGAAGGTACAGCAAGCGATGTGacgaaatggaaagaaaaataaaaatggatgaaaaagcgaataaatggacaaataaaactaaataaaactTACTTGTCGAGCCGAGGAAGATTTGAAGTTCGTAGAAcccaaaatcagaaaatattattttgcatGTCGTAGGCGCCTGCGCAATCTGTGTATCTACACAACTAATATATTCGACGTCATCCACTTCCGCAATGTGTGACATTTATACGCTTGTCCAATCGTTCATAGATGATGCACCTAGTCGTGTAATTGCGCGGTACCTGCAGTTACGAAATCCCCGCAATATTGCGTACCACGGTGATGCATAGATCGGGCATCCTAGAGGGCGCGGCCCTTTTGACTGCAGTGCACGAAGTTGACCCGTGACTGCGATATGAAAGAACAGTGGTAGCATCTTACGTCTATTGTAGGTGTATGTGACGAGACTACCAGGTTTTCTCAGGACTTTTGTAACGAAGTGTGCGGtctcaacaagaaaaatacgCAGGGGCGCGCGGACGAGCGCACGGATGCGGCGGACGACTGTTAGGACAGTCAGGTTGTGAAGGACGTCTTGTGTAGTTTTGTCTCCAGGATGGCTCTTGTGACAACTCGACTTGTTCATTGTGATCAATTTACTGTGGATCCGCGCATTGTGTCGTAATTTAAAAGTTGCGGTTGTTCAATGTATCAGGCATGTAGGGGCAGATGTAGTTGGGAATGAGGTGAGACTCTTAGCTGCACCTTCTTCTGGAAGAAGTAGGCGAGTCAGTCGGCGTCCGAGGGCCTAAGCGTGAATCTTAGAGGATttatgacatgtaggctaaagctaccaAAAGAAAGAGGGGAGATAGAGCTTACAGAGAAAATAGCACTGTTGAGTGCCCCCAGATACATTTTCCCCATGTGGATAGACTAGCTGTTTTTCATCCTGTGTTATTAAGAAGGCTTAGGTTTCTCCATATTCAGTAGAAGAATATCGCTTCCCTATTTGGAAGCCACAGCGGTTGTAAATGGTGTGGCGTTACTCTCTTTGTTCTTTGTACTTACGAAGTCTGCATTGATCTAATCCTCAGCTTACAACTTTCCGCTTATTTCCACTGGATATGTCGTAGATCCGAATAGAGCTAAATCGATTACAGCTGTGTTAGGAAAGCTCTGCCCGCCGTATATACCTTTCCGAATTGCTactgtttcaaatttctttttttggttatcAGAAGAACATACTTGTCTTGGTTTAACTATTACCTTCATAACCTAGTGGAGAAGTATGCTTATGTGAAGTATCTTATTATTTTGCGTCACTTTGTTTCGTCTTAAGAAATGTCATTTTCATCCGAAAAAAGGATGACTTTGCAATGGCGTCCACCTCCTTCCTCGTGATCCCTCTCCTTTCTCGTGTGTGTGGAACGAAGAATAAAAGTGGAGTACTATTCGGAACACTTTTGCTGCTTTATCGAAATTAGGTTGATCTTACACGTCTTCAAACTACCTTTTCCGTTCCACTCATCATTGTGAAACGAGAGGATGTGCCGCCAGTTTGCTGGTTTTTGGTTAGTTCAAGCAGCAGGAAGAACAAGAAACCGAGTAGTCGCTTGTTTACTTGTGTAAGTAGGAAATATTCGGGAAGCATTTcccttatttatattttagttagtttatgttattttatgtGTTATGAGTATAACActtaacatttatttatcacATTCATCTATTTACAAAGAATGTTCGCTCGTTTTCGATTGCGTTATTACATACAGTTCATTTTCTTCGTGAAGGATTTTCAGCAGGTAATTTCAGCAGATAACTTACTGTTGCAGTTGATGAACCTGTCGCCGGTGAAGTGGGCGGCAAGGAAGCGAGAAGACCGAAGACCTTTGTATAGGCGTATATTCACGAATCGGCGCCTCGACATCCTTCATAAAagtgattatttatttccatacTTTTCCCTCTAGGTGTTTTGATCTCTTGACCGTCGATATTTCTGTTAAATGCAAAGAATACCaggagaaaaacgaaatttagAGTACTCGAAGTtagtttattgttttttcataGCAAATAACTCTTCCGTTTCGTAGTTGAAAAGGATGTTTCGGATGTGATTCTTCTTAGCAACAAACATTTTGTCTTTCATGAGTCAAAGGCTCATATTTCAGCTTTCATCCGCTCTATACTCGGCTTCATTTTGTTCAGTACCTCTTACTGCATAGTAAATACTGGTATATACTATAAGTTCGTGAGACCACTCCGGCAAGAAGAAAGGGAACTTCTAGAAAGAGAACTTATTGAAGCCGATCGGGCTGGATTTACAGTGAATTTGAAGTCAGTTATTTTATTCggtttttgttagtttttcttcctttcttgtAATCAGATCAATTTAATATATATTCTGAACATTATGTTGGCTACAAGTACAATATGTGACTCTGGAATACGTGAGAGATAATAATTAAGAGCTTTAGTGAACCACAAGTTGCTAATAGAAGCGACCTTGTTACTTTGAGATTTAATCGTTTTAGGATCAAATGTAGCAAAAGCGTGGCTTTAGTGAATCTGTaagtgattttgtttttgtttgagtATACGTCGTGGGCCGTCGAAACTTTTGAAACCATGTATAGAAGTTCATCACACTGCAACTTTTCAACACTCCATCATTTCGACTTCGGCGCCCATTCTTTCCTAAATTCTGGTCACTTCGATAGGGATGAAGGGAACTGGTTTCTTAGAACCAGTTCAAGATTAAGTACATATTCTGAACACAATATATTTGTTCTGAGCACAGTATTCAGCTTTCGAAAATCTAAAAGATAACAAACAAGAATAAACAAGAACAGGAGTACAAACCATTGCTCACTGTTATTTTAACTCTTGTCGTTTGCATTCGCCACAAATGGACGAAATTTACTCTCTTGAGGcataaaaaggaagatgagATAGAAGAAGTGAAGGAAGTTTTCACTAGAGAGATGGACTGGCTTACTTTTGATCAAATTCTCTTTTCGTACAAATCCAATACAGTTCATATCATTGAAGGTCAGAATGGTAGCGTGCGCAACTGCAGTGGTGATTCATACACATACTTTTTAAGTTCCTTCATTGTTACTTTTAGCTGGTCACAGCAGGGAAATTAGGAGCTGAACAGTTGTgtgatgtttttcttccatttcaagAAGGATCGTCTGCGTCCGCCCTAGGTTCAAAGTCTCTTCTAGTCTTCTTCGTCATCTTTTATAATagtataattttttataatattccTGTCCTTTATCTATCTAACTAGAACTTTTGATAGAAACTTCACATATTTTAGTCCACATTTGACGTTACAAAGTAAACACGACTCATACTATTACCTTACCATGATTTCTCGACTGTCCTTGGATCTTGGTATGTTGAATATGTACCTTTTTGCTAcgtttgcttgagctgtggccaagattagAAGGTAAGCATTACccgatgtgttgctgtttgagttcaTTCaccgtttgaatgctttctgtagggtgataaAGTGCTCGGGAGAATAagtcactgatggctttgatttctcaggctttgacgaaggcgaaagcgccgaaacgttagctgttgataaatattaataacaatcttggccgcagctcaagcaaatcaacaaaatgcTACGTATTCAACCATGATTCTTCTTCATTCCTCTGACAAAGTGACTGACAGATAGTGGATgttccattagtttttttttagaaataattcaTCTTGGCTACTTctgaatttgttctttttctttcatatctgTATAATAATGCAGATGACTTTATTTTAATGCTGGTCTTAACATCGTGTATGTACCCGCTGACTCCAATCAGCTGAAACATATGCAGTACATTCTTAGAAGGGAAGCcgctgactttttttttgggtatcTTGTCTACTTTTCACagtttctaattatttttactttttgcagATGACCGCATCTCGTTTTATATCGTCGTTGGCATCACGATGGGAGGGTTTGTTCTTCATGGGTTTTGTTGCAGGTGCAGGCTTCGAACTTTTCAAGATCTACTTTTCATTCAAAGGTATGCATAGACttgcaaattatttttgtGCTCCTTTAACTTGTATCTAATTTGCTTtcgattcatttttcatttttgtatcCGACTGCGAAGAGATTCATgggaaaaatgtaattttggGGGCATTCAATTGCGCCCTCATTCCTgaaagctctatcttccttttttctctcggtAACTTTAGCTTAGATGTAGATGCTCTAAGACTAATatttaggttttagggcccaGAATGATTTagctatttacttccagaaataagagcgcgatTGAGTGcgcccaactacactttacccgagcttcattatttacttttaaatgTAGCGGTGCATTCTCAGTTGAACCGCTTTTTACGATACTTCTCAGAAAAGTCTTCTCAAAGACCTTTCGGAGCAAGATCTGACAGAGGTTAATGGTTATTTGTAGTTAGAGATCAAGTT
This window of the Necator americanus strain Aroian chromosome III, whole genome shotgun sequence genome carries:
- a CDS encoding hypothetical protein (NECATOR_CHRIII.G10852.T2), with protein sequence MNLSPVKWAARKREDRRPLYRRIFTNRRLDILHKTFIRSILGFILFSTSYCIVNTGIYYKFVRPLRQEERELLERELIEADRAGFTVNLK
- a CDS encoding hypothetical protein (NECATOR_CHRIII.G10852.T4) — encoded protein: MTRTRSGTASARCFNHQQLVAVSGPGTWEVKDNDKVHCVEEQYCSCDEKFNNHCRRDGCGACPYAFACTCCMDVKSGVSCVHVHAALLYAGAGRRSQEDASSSVVSRETESARYSSDGDEEMMEIVVEGDVENEVEVGRSSTDIEDRHRDIFRRMEMEYASARESLFKVMRNPTAGTRMGLEQAESKLKEFRKMIDDLAGNVEESENNVRLARRPEVPPVGRPQTLTPIRKLHKRAHLRKEEQAKRKPTLDIPDCAQDERDACAVDLTRLQTTFSVPLIIVKREDVPPVCWFLVSSSSRKNKKPSSRLFTCLMNLSPVKWAARKREDRRPLYRRIFTNRRLDILHKTFIRSILGFILFSTSYCIVNTGIYYNRSGWIYSEFEMTASRFISSLASRWEGLFFMGFVAGAGFELFKIYFSFKGVNYYSVFKKKQLQKELDEFEKTLKDLDDILMHGVPRTL